One window of the Hemitrygon akajei chromosome 5, sHemAka1.3, whole genome shotgun sequence genome contains the following:
- the LOC140728094 gene encoding keratin, type I cytoskeletal 18-like isoform X2 — MDMFRAKLNRGSSVLMRSPSSASLVSGSSQRRASTARSLQGDLSRNVRLMSYGPVNVPAIGRMEFSVPTFNRQDELQVLNKRLAAYMNKVKSLETSNKELENKIKDALAKKGPMTRDWQSYEKPVLDLCKQVQDTNLDNAGLTLQLDNCELASDDFKVKWQSEMDLRQSVEQDLNGLRKILEETNVGRGQLDMQIENLNEELGYLRKNHQEEVDELRRQISNSSVSVELENSDEEDLGQMINKIREEYQALADQNKKEAEECYRKKFDSASLEVSKNNEALQAAKQNVADLRRQIKTLEVEQRTLGATIHSLEDTLQDTEDRVARELQSLANTIANLEQDLAQYRTDLKNRAMEYQTLLNTKMRLQAEIDTYRKLLEGDGSKEKH, encoded by the exons ATGGATATGTTCAGGGCTAAGCTGAACAGAGGAAGCTCTGTCCTCATGCGTTCGCCCAGCTCAGCCAGTCTGGTGAGCGGTAGCTCTCAGCGGCGGGCCAGCACCGCCCGGAGTCTCCAGGGCGACCTGAGCAGGAACGTGCGGCTGATGTCGTACGGTCCAGTGAACGTGCCCGCAATCGGGCGGATGGAGTTCTCGGTACCTACGTTCAACCGGCAGGACGAACTGCAGGTGTTGAACAAGCGGCTCGCCGCCTATATGAACAAGGTGAAGAGCCTCGAGACCTCCAACAAGGAACTGGAGAACAAGATTAAGGACGCGCTGGCCAAGAAAGGCCCGATGACCCGGGACTGGCAGTCGTACGAGAAACCCGTGCTGGACCTCTGTAAGCAG GTTCAGGACACCAACTTGGACAATGCCGGCCTGACCTTACAGCTGGACAATTGCGAACTGGCGTCCGATGACTTCAAAGTGAA GTGGCAGTCGGAGATGGACTTGAGGCAGTCGGTAGAACAGGACCTCAATGGTCTGAGAAAAATCCTCGAAGAGACCAACGTCGGCCGTGGGCAGCTGGACATGCAGATCGAGAACTTGAACGAGGAGCTCGGATACCTCCGCAAGAACCATCAGGAG GAGGTGGATGAACTCAGAAGACAGATTTCGAACTCCAGCGTCTCGGTGGAGCTTGAAAACTCTGACGAGGAGGACCTGGGACAAATGATTAACAAGATCCGAGAGGAATACCAGGCCCTTGCAGACCAGAAcaagaaggaggcagaagaatgcTACAGAAAGAAG TTTGACTCTGCCTCCCTCGAGGTCTCGAAGAACAATGAGGCTTTGCAGGCAGCGAAGCAGAATGTCGCCGATCTCCGGCGTCAGATCAAAACCCTGGAGGTGGAGCAGCGCACCCTCGGAGCCACG ATCCATTCACTGGAGGACACCCTGCAGGATACCGAGGACCGAGTGGCCAGGGAGCTCCAGAGCCTGGCCAACACCATCGCCAACCTCGAGCAGGACTTGGCACAGTACCGCACAGACCTGAAGAACCGGGCCATGGAGTACCAGACCTTGCTCAACACCAAGATGAGGCTGCAGGCGGAGATTGACACCTACCGAAAGCTTCTGGAGGGAGATGG